From Panicum hallii strain FIL2 chromosome 2, PHallii_v3.1, whole genome shotgun sequence, a single genomic window includes:
- the LOC112879569 gene encoding alpha/beta hydrolase domain-containing protein WAV2, whose amino-acid sequence MSGWLKALAYGAGGVAVAGLAALVALQERLVYVPVLPGLARAYPITPARLRLSYEDVWLRAADGVRLHSWFIRHSPSCRGPTILFFQENAGNIAHRLEFVRLMMQRLQCNVFMLSYRGYGESGGYPSQKGITYDAQAALDHLAQRKDIDTSRIVIFGRSLGGAVGAVLAKNNPDKVAALILENTFTSILDMAGIMLPFLRWFIGGSSSKGPKLLNCVVRSPWSTLDIVGEVEQPILFLSGLQDELVPPSHMKMLYDKAVEHNTNCRFVDFPSGMHMDTWMSGGDRYWRAIQLFLDQYAPEVQSRDASFKSEIAEDDEAAD is encoded by the exons ATGTCGGGCTGGCTGAAGGCGCTGGCGTACGGCGCGGGGGGCGTGGCGGTGGCCGGCCTGGCGGCGCTGGTGGCGCTGCAGGAGCGCCTCGTCTACGTGCCCGTGCTCCCGGGCCTGGCGCGCGCGTACCCCATCacgcccgcgcgcctccgcctctCCTACGAGGACGTCTGGCTCCGCGCCGCCGACGGCGTGCGGCTCCACTCCTGGTTCATCCGCCACTCCCCCTCCTGCCGAG GTCCAACCATCCTGTTCTTCCAAGAAAATGCTGGCA ACATTGCTCATCGTTTGGAATTTGTTCGACTAATGATGCAGCGGCTACAGTGCAATGTCTTTATGCTTTCTTATAGAGG GTATGGTGAGAGTGGCGGCTATCCTTCTCAGAAAGGGATCACATATGATGCACAG GCTGCACTTGATCATCTAGCTCAGAGGAAGGACATTGATACATCCAGGATAGTTATCTTTGGAAGATCTTTAGGAGGCGCTGTGGGTGCAGTTCTTGCGAAAAACAATCCTGACAAG GTGGCTGCTCTAATACTGGAAAACACATTTACATCTATACTGGATATGGCTGGTATCATGCTTCCCTTCTTAAGATGGTTCATAGGTGGCAGCTCATCTAAAGGTCCAAAACTTCTGAACTGTGTTGTTCGCTCTCCATGGAGTACACTTGATATTGTTGGAGAG GTCGAACAACCCATTCTCTTCCTTTCTGGATTGCAAGATGAACTTGTCCCCCCTTCGCACATGAAGATGCTATATGACAAAGCTGTTGAACATAACACAAATTGCAGATTTGTTGATTTTCCTAGTGGCATGCATATGGATACCTGGATGTCTGGAGGGGACCGCTACTGGAGGGCAATCCAATTGTTTTTGGATCAATATGCTCCAGAAGTACAGAGTCGTGATGCCAGCTTCAAAAGTGAAATTGCTGAGGATG atgAAGCTGCTGATTAA
- the LOC112879570 gene encoding PHD finger protein ALFIN-LIKE 9-like encodes MDPGYNPRTVEEVFRDFKGRRAGIIRALTTDVEDFFQQCDPEKENLCLYGFPNENWEVNLPAEEVPPELPEPALGINFARDGMQEKDWLSMVAVHSDAWLLSVAFYFGARFGFDRNDRKRLFGMINELPTTFEVISGKSKIKAPPSNNNHSNSKSKSNNKTKSSEPKVKQPKPPPPPQVKAEDPAPAEEGPAADEEEGGGGGVSEGEHGETLCGACGESYGPDEFWICCDICEKWFHGKCVKITAAKAEHIKQYKCPSCTGGGGGSGGSNKRARPS; translated from the exons ATGGACCCAGGGTACAACCCCAGGACGGTGGAGGAGGTGTTCCGGGACTTCAAAGGCCGCCGCGCAGGGATAATCCGCGCGCTCACCACCG ATGTGGAGGATTTCTTCCAGCAATGCGACCCGG AAAAGGAAAACCTGTGCCTGTATGGGTTTCCCAATGAGAATTGGGAAGTAAATTTGCCTGCAGAAGAGGTGCCACCTGAGCTCCCAGAGCCAGCATTGGGCATCAACTTTGCACGAGACGGAATGCAAGAAAAAGATTGGTTATCCATGGTTGCTGTGCACAGTGATGCTTGGTTGCTTTCTGTTGCATTTTACTTTGGTGCTCGATTCGGTTTCGATAGAAATGACAG GAAGCGCCTGTTTGGTATGATTAACGAACTTCCCACGACTTTTGAAGTTATTAGTGGGAAGAGTAAAATCAAGGCACCACCGAGCAATAATAACCATAGCAATAGCAAATCCAAGTCCAACAACAAAACG AAATCATCAGAGCCTAAGGTGAAGCAGccaaagccgccgccgccaccccaggTGAAGGCAGAAGACCCTGCCCCTGCAGAGGAAGGCCCAGCCGCCGACGAGGAAGaaggtggtggcggtggtgtcAGCGAGGGTGAGCACGGGGAGACACTCTGCGGCGCATGTGGGGAAAGCTACGGTCCTGACGAGTTCTGGATCTGCTGTGACATCTGCGAGAAGTGGTTCCATGGCAAGTGCGTCAAGATCACGGCAGCCAAGGCCGAGCACATCAAGCAGTACAAGTGCCCGTCCTGCACgggtggcggtggtggcagcggcggcagcaACAAACGAGCCCGCCCGTCCTAG